One region of Citrus sinensis cultivar Valencia sweet orange chromosome 6, DVS_A1.0, whole genome shotgun sequence genomic DNA includes:
- the LOC102622165 gene encoding NDR1/HIN1-like protein 1, translating to MSEKVCDKHGCKRRKIFRRIIAGILIFILIVLITILIVWAILRPTKPRFILQDATVYVFNVSNPNVLTSSFQVTISSRNPNDRIGIYYDKLDLYATYHSQQITYKTSLPTTYQGHKEVNVWSPYVYGNAVPVAPYNAVSLTQDQSSGIIPLTFKIDGRVRWKVGTFITGKYHLYVRCPAYINFGDRQAGTAVGNNAVKYQLVQSCSVSV from the coding sequence ATGTCAGAGAAAGTCTGCGACAAGCACGGCTGCAAACGCCGTAAAATATTCCGGAGAATCATCGCCGGCATCCTCATCTTCATCCTCATAGTCCTAATCACCATCCTCATCGTGTGGGCCATCCTCCGCCCTACGAAACCTAGGTTCATCCTCCAAGACGCCACCGTTTACGTCTTCAACGTCTCGAACCCGAACGTCCTCACGTCAAGCTTCCAAGTCACAATTTCCTCCCGAAACCCTAATGACAGAATCGGTATTTACTACGACAAGCTTGACCTTTACGCCACTTACCATAGCCAACAAATCACTTACAAGACCTCCCTCCCTACCACTTATCAAGGCCACAAGGAGGTCAACGTTTGGTCGCCGTACGTTTACGGTAACGCCGTCCCCGTGGCCCCGTACAATGCTGTGTCCTTGACTCAAGATCAGTCTAGTGGGATCATCCCTTTGACGTTCAAGATTGATGGACGGGTCAGATGGAAAGTCGGCACCTTCATTACCGGCAAGTATCATTTGTACGTCAGGTGTCCTGCGTATATAAATTTTGGTGACAGGCAGGCCGGGACCGCCGTCGGTAATAACGCCGTCAAGTACCAGCTTGTGCAGTCTTGCAGCGTTAGTGTGTGA
- the LOC102621877 gene encoding NDR1/HIN1-like protein 10 — MAEQQAPLNGAYYGPAVPPPTKHYHRPGRGGGCGGCCCLFTLLIKIIVSAVLILGLAALIVWLIFRPINKVKFHVTDASLTEFNLTSNNNLNYKLALNITIRNPNKKIGVHYDRIEARVYYDDKRLTSVPLTPFYQGHKNTSYLNPVFEGQQILLGGALRDYNKENNAGVFSIDVKLKLKVRFKLGKIKTPKFKPTIECDLKVPLNSSNGRFAGRRFETTKCDVDF, encoded by the coding sequence ATGGCTGAACAACAAGCTCCTTTGAATGGAGCTTATTATGGTCCGGCGGTGCCACCGCCAACGAAGCACTACCACCGCCCTGGCCGCGGCGGAGGCTGCGGCGGCTGCTGCTGCCTATTCACCCTTTTGATCAAAATCATCGTCTCCGCCGTGTTGATCCTTGGCCTCGCAGCCTTGATCGTATGGCTCATATTCCGCCCCATCAACAAGGTCAAGTTCCACGTCACCGATGCCTCTCTCACTGAATTCAACCTCACTTCCAACAACAACCTCAACTACAAGCTTGCCCTTAACATCACCATCAGAAACCCTAACAAAAAGATCGGCGTACACTACGACCGCATCGAAGCTAGGGTTTACTACGACGACAAGAGGTTAACATCTGTTCCTCTCACTCCATTTTATCAAGGACACAAAAACACCAGCTATTTGAACCCCGTTTTCGAAGGGCAGCAGATTCTGCTTGGCGGTGCACTTAGAGACTATAATAAAGAGAATAATGCCGGAGTTTTTAGCATCGACGTGAAGCTTAAATTGAAAGTTAGGTTCAAGTTGGGCAAAATCAAGACTCCAAAGTTCAAGCCCACGATCGAGTGTGATCTGAAGGTTCCTTTGAATTCTTCTAATGGCAGATTTGCTGGCCGTCGTTTTGAAACTACTAAGTGCGATGTTGATTTCTAG